In Methanobrevibacter wolinii SH, the genomic stretch TTATGTTGTTATTTGATTAGTTATGGTTGGTATGTTAGGATATAATTATGTTGTTATTTGATTAGTTATGGTTGGTATGTTAGGATATAATTATGATGTTATTTGATTTATCATGGTTGATATATTATAATTATTAAGATTAATTATAAATTTATTATGATAATTAATATTATTTGATTTAGTTAAGATTATATGATATGTGATAGTATGAAAGTTTCAATTATTACTCCTAATTATAATGGAGTTAAATTTCTTAAAGACTTTTTTAATTCATTATTAATTGAAGAAGATTATATTAAAGAAGTAATCATCATTGATAATGCATCAAATGATGGAAGTATAGAATATATTAATAATTTATCTTCTAATTATCCAATTGATATTAAATTAATAAAAAACACTAGAAATTTAGGTTTTGCAAGTGCTGTTAATCAAGGAATCAAAGTAGCTAAATCTGAATATTTATATTTATTAAATAATGATGTAGAAATTACTAAGGATACAATTAAAAATCTATTAGTAAAAATCAATTTATCAAATAATATTTTTTCAGTATCATCTAAGATGATTCAGTTTAATAATAGAAATCTTATTGATGATGCAGGTGATGAATATACAATACTTGCTTATACAAAAAAATCTGGAAATAATCAAGATATAAATAATTATACAGAAACTAGAGAAATATTTTCAAGTTGTGCTGGTGCAGCATTATATAAAAAATCTATTATTGAAGAAATAGAATATTTTGATGATAATTTCTTTGCATATATGGAAGATGTAGATTTAGCATATAGAGCTAAAATCAATGGATATAAAAATTATTTTTCTCCAGATTCAATAGTATATCATATTGGAAGTGGTACTACTGGAAGTCAATATAATGAATTTAAAGTTAAGATTGCTGCAAGGAATAATATATGGTTAATATATAAGAATTTTCCTATTCCACAGAAGATTGTTAATTTTATATTCTTACTTATTGGATTTACTGTAAAATATTTATATTTTAAAAAGAAAGGTTTTGGTGAAATTTATCTTTCTGGAATTAAAGAGGGTTTAAATTCAAGAAATAATTTAGAAAAAACAAAATTTAAAAGTAAAAATTGGAAAAATTATTTTAAAATAGAATGGGAATTATTAAAAAATACTTTTTTACTTATTAGAAAATAGATTTTAAACTAGATAAATATCTATGATAATAAAAATATTATATTACTAGAAATAAATTTTATCATTATATTTTAAAAGTTATTTCTAATATTCTTATTAGGGGTTTTACTATGGATTTATCAATTATAATTGTTAATTATAAAACATTTGAGATTACAAAAAATGCAATTAACTCAGTTTTGGATTCTAATATTAATTACAATTATGATATTTATTTAGTAGATAATGCATCAAATGATGGAAGTATTGAAAGACTTAAATCATATTATTCTAATGAAGATAGAATTAAATTTATTGTATCTGATATTAATGGAGGATTTGCATATGCAAATAATCTTGCACTTAGTAAAACCAATAGTGATTATGTACTACTTTTAAATTCAGATACTTTAATTAAAAAAGATACTCTTCAATTATCTATGGATTATATAAAATCTCATAATGATGTAGGTGCATTAGGTGTTAAAGTTTTACTTAATGACAATACTTTAGATAAAGCATGTAGACGTAGTTTTCCAAATCCTACTAATTCTTTCTTTAGACTTTTTCATATTCCAGTTAAAAATGATGATTTAAATAATTATAATTTAGATAATTTAGATGATAATGGAATTTATGATATTGATTGTTTAACTGGAGCATTTATGTTAATAAATTTTAAAGTCTTAAATAAAATTGGTTTTCTTGATGAAAGTTTTTTTATGTATGGTGAAGATATTGATCTTTGTTATAGGATTAAAGAAGCAGGATATAAAATAATTTATTATGGTAAAACAAGCATTACTCATTTTAAAGGTTCTAGTAGTAAAAAACAAAAATCAAAATTAGTATATGAGTTTTATAGAGCGATGTATATATTTTATAGTAAGCATTATACTAAAAAATATAATCATTTATTAAATATTCTAGTTTATATTGGTATAGCTATTTTATGTTTTTTAAAATTAATTATTAACTTTTTTAAAAGATAATTAAGTTTATTTTCTTATTTTTTTAAATCTGTTGAAATATTATTTTTTATAAAAATTTAAACTTATTTAATATTTGAATCAATTAAGAAAGTTTATTTTTAAAAATTTTAAGAATTTCAACAAAGATATTTTTTTATTAAATTTATTTCATTTTCATGAAGTAAATTATTATAATTTTTAAATTTTAAAAAATTTTAAACAATTTCAAAAAATTAATTAAATATTAATATTTTAATTTATATAATTATATATAATATAAAATAATTCATTAGTTTTATAAAACTTAAATAGTGATAAAATGATTAAACAAAATCAAAGATTATTAAATGGTGTATTAGTATTAGCTGATGTTTTTGTGATTGTTTTTTCATTATTTTGTGCAGCTTTTATAAGATTTAAAACTACTATTTTCGGACCTATTGGTGGTCATTTAGGATATGAATCTTATGCTTTATTTTTATTAGTAGCTATTTTACCAGTTTATTTGATTTTATATTTTTCATTTGGTTTATATAAACCATTTAGGACTCATAGAAGTATTTTTTCAGAGGCTAATGAAATTATAAAAGTTAATATTCTCGCATTTTTTGTTCTTATTACAATATTATTTATTATAAATCAACCAAATTTTTCAAGAATATTAATGTTTTTACTTGTAGTATTTGCAACAATATTTGGTGTTTTTGAAAGATCATTTGTTAGATTGTTCTTACAACATATTCGTGAAAATGATAAAAATCTTAAACATATTCTTATTGTAGGAGATAATGAATTAGCATATAATTTTGAGAAAAAAATTAAAGAAAATAAATATTTAGGTTATAAAATCTCTGGATTTTTAGGAAGAGCTGAAAATGTTGGTAAAGATATTGATGGTATTCCTATAATAGGTTCATTTTCTGATTTAGATAAAATCCTTGATAATCATAATTATGATAGAGTTATTCTTGCTATTCCTTTAAAGTATTATAAACATATTAATGAATTAGTAAATAGTTGTGAAAAATCAGGAATTAAAGCAGAAATTATTCCAGCATATACTGATTATTTCCCTGCTAAACCATCTGTAGACATGATTGAGGATATTCCAATTATTAATATTAGATATGTTCCTTTAGATGATGCATTTAATAAAACAATTAAAAAAATTTCTGATATTATTGTAGCAGTTATTGCAATTATTATTACTTCTCCAATAATGTTAGCTACAGCTATTGCAATTAAATTAACTTCTCCAGGACCAATTATATTTAAACAAACAAGAATTGGTTATCAACAAGAACCTTTTACTATGTATAAGTTTAGAAGTATGAAGGTTCAGAATAAGGATGAAGAGAAATCTGAGTGGACAACACCTGATGATCCACGTAAAACAAAAGTGGGAGATTTCATTAGAAGAACAAGTATTGATGAGTTACCACAATTTTTTAATGTTTTAAAAGGAGATATGAGTGTTGTAGGTCCTAGACCTGAAAGACCATATTTTGTAGATCAATTTAAAGAAGAGATTCCTAAATATATGGTTAAACATCAAGTACGTCCTGGTTTAACTGGATGGGCTCAAATCCATGGTTGTAGAGGTAATACTTCTATTAAAAAACGTATAAAGTATGATATTGAATATGTAGAAAATTGGCATTTAGGTTTAGACTTAGCAATAATGATTAAAACAGTCTTAAAAAGTAATTCTAATGCTTATTAATTTTCATTATTCTTATAAAAACTTATTATTTAGAGTTACTTGTAAACTATTATTTTTAAATTTTAAATTCAAAGGTTTTAAAGAACTTATAAATCATATTGTTTTAATACTTTTTTTTAATTTTATAAAAATATTTAATTTGAAAAATTATTTAATTTTCTATAAACTTTTTAATACCTTTAAAATTATTTATTTAGAGGTTTAATTTAAAATATATATACTAAAATTTTTTATTTAAGTTTTAAATTACTAATTAGTATCTTATAATACTTTTAGATTAATATTTTTTAATTATTTAATTCTATTAAAATAGGTATATATAAATATAGTTTATATTATAATCTATGAATTACATAATTATAATTATAATAAATTATTTTCATATTTTTGTATATTTATAATATTTTTTTATTGTAGGATTTTTAAAAATATTAGTTTTCATATGCTCTCGGGCTTGTCCTTTATATATGAAAATTGAAAGTATTATATAATTTATGTGAGGGTCTGGTATGGACGAAGAAATTCAAAAAGAATATGAAAAAATAAAAGATAAGATATCTGAAGAAGATTTTCTTAAGCTTTTAGAAGAAAAAAAGGAGTCTTATGGTGATGTAGATTTTATGGATGATATAGACATTGCACGTTTGATTACTGGTGAATATATCACTGAATCTGTTGAGTCTAAAACTGATGGTGTTATTAATAAACTTGAAGATTTAGAAGCAGGTCAAGATCATATTAGTGTAATTGGTAAAGTAATGTCTATATCAAACCAGAAATCATTTAAAACAAGAAAAGGAAATGCTGGAAAACTTTGTAATATTAGTATTGCTGATGATACAGCAAAAATAAGAGTTACATTTTGGACAAATAATATTCCTTTATTAAACAATTTTAATGAAGGAGATGTTATTCAAATTAATAATGTACAAGTTAAAGAAGGATTTAACAAAAATATTGAAATTCAGTTAGAAAATAATGCTACTATACATGTGTTAAATTCTGATGATTATCCAGATTTTCCAGAATATAAAGAAAACATTACTGATATAGGATCAATTACTCTTGATGATGATAAAGTTAATATAATTGGGAGAATTGCAAGATTAGGTCGTATAAATACTTTTAATGGCCGTAATGGTGAAGGTAAAGTAACTAATATTAAAATTCAAGATGCTACTGGTAGTATACAATACACTTTATGGAATAAAGATGTTGATTTAATTGATACTTTAAATCTTGAACAAGGTGATTCTGTTAAAATTTTAAATGCTAGTGTAGGAGAAAATAGAGACGAAATCACATTAACCCATAGAAATAGTAGAATTATTAAAGGAGATTTTGACATTCCTGAAGTTGAAATTTCTCCATTATTAAAAATTGGAGATGCTGAAGAAGTCAACGATGTAACTTTAATTGGTATAGTATCTAGAATTCAAGATGTTATCACTTTTACACGTAAAGATGGAAGTGATGGTTTTGTTCGTACTGTTGAGATAACCGATGACACTGGTTCTATTGGAGTAAGTCTTTGGGGTAATGATACTAAATTAGACCTTAAAAAAGGAGATATTCTAAAAATCGTTGGAGCTAATATTCAATATGATGATTATTCTTCTTCAGGATATAAAGTAAATACTACATGGGAAACTAGTATTACAATTAATCCAAAAGAACCTGCAGATTTAATTGAATTTTTAGAAGAAAATTATGCAGGTAGTTTTGGACCAATAAAAATAGAACAAGTTCAAAGCATTGATGAAGATGGTGAAGAAGTTGATATCTGTGGTCGTGTAATTACCATTGGAGATACTAGAGAATTCCAAAGGGATGATGGATCTATAGGTAAAGTAAAATCTGTTGATTTTGCTGATGAAACTGGATTGGTTAGTTTGTCATTATGGGATGAAAAATCTGAAGATGAATTAAATGTAGGTAGTGCTTATTTAATTGAAAATGCAAGGACTCGTTTAGGAATGTATGATATTCAATTGAATATTGGTAGAACATCAAGAATTATTAAATTAAATGATGAAGAATCTAAATATATTGCTTCACTTGATACTCTTGAAGAATTAATCTATGAACATAAAAATATTTCAGAATTAGATGAAGATGATCAAAATATTAAAGTTGTTGGAAGAATCTTATCTATTAATCCTATAAACAACTTTGTTAAAGCAGATGGTAGTGATGGTTCAGTTAGAAATATTGAAATTGGTGATAATACAGGTTCAATTCGTGTAGCTATATGGGGTCCTGATCCTGATTTTAAATTTAAAGTATCTGATCCTATTAAAATCATAAATCCACGTTTTAGCTTTAATAATGATGCATTAGAACTAAGTTTAAATGGTAATACTGGTATTTCAACTCCTACTGATAAAGAAATAAAAGCTTTACCATCATTTGAAGAATTACAAGATATTATTTATGTATCTAAAACACTTGATTCAGTTGAAGAGGATGATAAGAACATTAGAATTTCTGGTATGCTTATGAATCTCTCAGCGAATAATCTTTTACTTTCAAAATGTCCTACTTGTAGTAGTAGATTAAGTAAAGACGAAGATGGTTATTTCTGTGAATATTGTGGTGAAGAAGTTGATGAACCTAAATATACATTAATGCTTCCAGGTATGATTTCAGATGAAACTAGTGAAATGCAAATTACCTTCTTCGGTAAATTAGTAGAAGAACTACTTGAACTTAGTCAAGAAGAAATTGTTGATATTGTTTCAAAAGAAGGAGATATAGGTCCTTTAGAAGGTAAAGTTGAAAATCTTGAGGGAATGCAAATTGATTTAATTGCTGATGTAAGATTTAATGAATTTGATGAAGAACTTAGGTTAAATCCTAAAAAAATTATTTCTAAATCTTTTTAAATTATGAATAAAATTTATTATATGTGAGGAATTATTATGGTAGAATTAGAAGATTTACCAAATGTTGGTGAAAAAACTGCTCAAAAATTAAGAGATGCTGGTTTTGCTGATATGATGAGATTAGCAACAGCTACTGCTAAAGAATTATCTGTTAAAGCTGAAATTGGTGAAGGTGTTGCAGAAAAAGTCATTGAAGCAGCACGTAAATCTGAAAAAATTGACTTTGAAACAGCTTTTGATGTAATGGAGAGAAGGAAAAATGTTGGTCATATTACTGTTGGAAGTCAAGCTTTTGATGATTTAATTGGTGGTGGAGTTGAAACTCAATCAATTACTGAAGTTTTCGGTGAATTTGGATCAGGTAAAAGTCAAATTTCACATGAACTTGCTGTAACAGTCCAATTACCTGAAGAACAAGGTGGTTTAGATGGTGAATGTGTATATATTGATACAGAAAACACTTTTAGACCAGAACGTATTGAACAAATTGCTAATGGTTTTGGATTAGATGTAGAAGAAGTTTTACAAAAAATTCATGTAGCTCGTGCATTTAACTCTTCTCATCAAATATTAATGGCTGATAAAATTAATGAATTAATTCAACAAGGTAATCCTATTAAACTTGTAATTGTAGATTCATTAATGGCTCATTTTAGAGCAGAATATGTTGGAAGAGAATCTCTTGCAGTAAGACAACAAAAACTTAATCAACATTTACATGTACTTCAACAAATTGCTAATACTTATAATGTTGCTATATTCATTACAAACCAAGTACAAGCAAGACCTGATGCTTTCTTTGGAAGTCCAACTAAAGCAACTGGAGGACACGTTTTAGGACATGCATCAACTTATAGAATTTGGCTTAAAAAAGGTTTAGCAGGTAAAAGAATTGCTAGACTTGTTGATAGTCCTCATTTACCTGAAGGTGAATGTGTATTTAAAATCACTAATGATGGAGTTGTTGATTAAATATTTAATCATGAAATTTTAATTTTTTTTTAAAATTTCTATACTTTTAGTTTTAAATATTTTTTAATTGTCTAAGATTAAACTTAGTAATATATATAATTTTTGTATTTTTATAGGATTTTTTCTATATTTTTGTAAATATTGCTTATTTTTTCTAAATTTTTATAATATTTTTAATATTTTTTAAAAATATTTTTTTTAATTAATTTCTTTTAAAAATTCTTTATTTTTTATATTTAACTTTTAAATTTATTTATATATATTTATAATTTTTTAAAATCTTATTTTTAATATTTTATTTAGTTTAAACTATATTTAAATTATTTAAATGTTATTTTTTCTTATTTTATTTATAAGTTATCTTTATATACTCATAAAATAATATTTAATTATTTAACTAAATTTTACTTTTAATATTTTTAGTTAATGTAAATTTATAATTATTATTTAAGCTTTATAAAATTTTATTTTAAAATCTTATATTTCTTGATTTTATCTATTATTTTTTATAAGCGGTTATTTTTAATTTATTTATAGTTAGTGATAGAATGAGTCTAATAGAAACATTTATAGTTATTTTAATTATAATCTTTATAGGTTATATTGCTAAAAGGATTAATCTACTTGAAGTAAATAATGTAGATACCTTAAATAAAATTGTAATTAATATAGCTATGCCATGTTTAGTATTCTCATCATTATATACAACAAATACATCTTTATTTCCTAAGTTAGGTATGCTTCCTATTACAAATTTAATTGTTTGTGGATTAATTGCAGCAATTACTTATGGAATTTTATCTATTAAAAAAATAGATACTAAGAAAAAATGGAGTATTGTTTTAGTTGCTGCTATGGCAAATACAGGGTTCTTTGGTTATCCTTTATGTTTAGGAGTATTTGGTAATGATGGATTGATTAGAGCTATATTTTATGATGTAGGTACTACAATACTATTTATCTTATTTAACTTCTTATTCATTTTCATATTTGGTGGTAAACTTAAATCTGTTTTAAAAACAATTGCAACTTTCCCATTATTATGGGCTGTTGTTTTAGGTTTATTATTCAATGTTTTAAATATACAAATAGGTACTGTTGCTACTAATGTTTTAGATTATCTTAAAGCAGTTACTGTTCCTTTAATCATGTTATCATTAGGTTTATCTATTGATTTCAGAGGACTTAAGAAAAATTTAAATTGGGCAGCATTCACTTCTGTATTTAAACTTATAGTTGCTCCTATAATAGCAGTATTTGTTTTAAAACTTTTAGGAGTAAGTGGATTTGAATTCCAAATTGGTGTAATTGAAGCAACTATGCCACCTGCAATGTTAGCTTTAGCTCTTGCAATTAATTATGATCTTGATGTTCATATTGCGTCTGATTGTATTTTTGTTGATATGATTGTGAGTTTAATAATTTTACCTATTGTTATGTCAATTGTTTAAAATTTTAATAAAATTTTCAATTATTTAAATCTTATAATAATCTTTAATTTAAATTTTAATTATTTAAAATTTATAATTGGGATTTTATAAGTTTTTAATTAATTTATAGTTTGATATTTTTAATTGATTACTTTTTTTGCTCTTATTAAATAACTTAAATTTGATAAAATCTATTAGATTTTTAGTGGACTTAATTTAATTAATAATTTTTTTATATTTTATGTGAGATTTAATTATTTTAAATTAATAAATTTTCAATAGATACTATTGATTAAAATTCTATTTTTTAAGTTTTTTATTTAATTTTATTTACGTTCTTATTTTATCTTTTATTAAATATTAAGTTAGTAAAATTATTATTTTATATTTTTATCTTTATTTTTAACTTTAATTTAAATATAATCTTTTAAATACTCTTTATTTATCTTTATTTTTTAAAAATTTTTTTATTATATAAATACTTTACTTAATTTTAAAAATAGAAAGCTTTATTAATTGCAATGTTAAACATACATTTATCTAAGATTTTAATTTTTATAAAATATTAGATAATGTCACATACTTGTACAAGGTGATTTAATGGCAGAAGAAAAAAATAATGAAAACGAAGAATTAAGAATAGGAGTTTATGTCTGTCACTGTGGTGTAAACATTGCTGCAGCAGTAGATGTAGAAGCAGTTGCTGAATACGCAGGTACTTTACCTGATGTTGTAGTTGCTAAAGACTACAAATATATGTGTTCTGACCCTGGTCAATCTCTTATTCAAGAAGATATTAAAAAATATAACCTTAATAGGGTAGTAGTAGGTGCTTGTTCTCCAAGGCTTCACGAACCTACATTTAGAAGATGTGTAGAAGAAGCTGGATTAAACAGATACTTATTTGAATTTGCAAACTTAAGAGAACATGATTCTTGGGTACATATGAATGAACCTGAAGCTGCTACTGAAAAAGCTAAAGATTTAGTACGTATGGCTATTGCTAAAGCTAGATTATTACAACCTTTAACTCCTTCCTTAGTAGATGTAAATAACAATGCTCTTGTTATTGGTGGAGGAGTAACTGGTATTCAAACTGCTTTAGATTTAGGTGATATGGGATTCCATACTTATCTTGTTGAAAGAAATCCTACCATTGGTGGAAGGATGGCACAACTCGATAAAACTTTCCCTACATTAGATTGTTCTTTATGTATTCTCGCACCAAAAATGGTAGATTGTGGTAAACATGAAAACATTGAATTAATTACTTATGCTGAAGTAAAAGATGTTGATGGATACATTGGTAACTTCACTGTTACTGTAGAGAAAAAACCTAGATATGTAGATGAAAAATTATGTACTGGTTGTGGAGCTTGTTCTGAAGCTTGTCCTATCGAAATGCCTAACTACTTTGATGAAGGTATTGGTATGACTAAAGCTGCTTACATTCCATTCCCTCAAGCAGTTCCATTATGTGCTACTATTGATAAAGATTACTGTATTGGATGTAAACTTTGTGATGCAGCATGTGCTCCTGGAGCTATCGATCACGATCAAAAAGCTGAAGAAATTAAACTTGAAGTTGGTACTATTATCGCAACTACTGGTTACGATCCATACGACCCTTCAGGTAAATATGAATATGGTTACGGTAGATACTCTAATGTAATTACTGCTATGGAAATTGAAAGGATGATTAATGCATCAGGTCCTACTACTGGACATGTTGTTAAACCTTCTGATGGTAAAACTCCTAAACGTGTTGCATTTATCCACTGTGTTGGTTCAAGGGATGAACAAATTGGTAAACCATACTGTTCCAGGGTATGTTGTATGTACTCTATGAAAAATGCTCAATTATGTATTGATCACGAACCTGATACAGATGTAACTTGTTACTACATGGATATTCGTGCATTTGGTAAAGGATTTGAAGAGTTCTACAAAACATCACAAGAAAAATATGGTATTGAATTCTTAAGAGGTAGACCAGCAGAAATCATTGAAAACGATGATTTAACTTTAACTATTAGGGCAGAAGATACTTTACTTGGTAAAGTAACTGAATACACCTATGATTTAGTTGTATTATCTGTTGGTTTAGAAGCTCCTCATGGTGCTAACGAATTAAGACAAACCTTAGGAATTTCCAAATCTGCTGATGGATTCTATATGGAAGCTCACCCTAAATTAAGACCTGTTGATACTTTAACCGATGGTGTTTACATTGCTGGTGTAGCACAAGGTCCTAAAGATATTCCTGATTCTGTTGCTCAAGGTTCTGCAGCAGCAGGTCGTGCAGCAATTCCTATGGCACAAGGTAAAGTAGCAATTGAACCTATTACTGCTACTTCTGATGAATCTATTTGTGGTGCTTGTGAAGTATGTGTTGAACTTTGTCCATTTAGTGCAATTAGTATTGTTGGAGACGAAGGTCATAAACATGCTGAAATTAATGTAGCATTATGTAAAGGATGTGGTACCTGTGTAGGTGCATGTCCATCAGGTGCTATGGATCAAAACCACTTCAAAACAGATCAAATTATGGCACAAATCGATGCTGCTCTTGAAGATATGTAGATTTATTGGATTTTATCCAATATCTACTTTTTATCTTTTTTAACTAATTTTAAACTATTTTTATAAGATTTTAAGATTTTTAATAACTATATTTTATTTTAATTATTTTTATCTAAAATTTCTTAATTAAAATATAACTTTTTTTTTAAAATCATTTTTTAAATATAATTTTTAATGATTTTAGATAATTATTATATAATTTTAAAATTAGATGTAAACTAATTTTTAATGATTTTACATAATCATTATATAATTAAAAAATTAAATATAAATTATATAAAATTAATAATTTTAATTTTATTGAAATTTATTTTTTTTAATTTAATTGAGTTAAGTTTATTGACTTATGTTTGTTGATAATATTTATAGGTGTTAATTAATGTCTAATCAAGAAAATATTAGTAAATTCCAAAATTTTATGAAAGATCATAATGATTGGATGAGAAACAGTATTAACCTTATTGCTAGTGAAAATATTACTAGTACTGATGTTAAAACTGCAATGGTATCTGATTTGTCTCATAGGTATGCTGAAGGTAAATCTCATGAAAGATTGTATCAAGGATGTAAATACATTGATGATATTGAAGATTTAACTGTAGATTTAAGTAAAAAATTATTTGATGCTAAATATGTTGATGTAAGAACTATTTCAGGTGTAACTGCTAATTTAGCTACTTTCTTTGCTTTTGCTGATTATGGTGATAAGTTACAAGCTTTAGAAGTACCATTTGGAGGTCACATATCTC encodes the following:
- a CDS encoding CoB--CoM heterodisulfide reductase iron-sulfur subunit A family protein encodes the protein MAEEKNNENEELRIGVYVCHCGVNIAAAVDVEAVAEYAGTLPDVVVAKDYKYMCSDPGQSLIQEDIKKYNLNRVVVGACSPRLHEPTFRRCVEEAGLNRYLFEFANLREHDSWVHMNEPEAATEKAKDLVRMAIAKARLLQPLTPSLVDVNNNALVIGGGVTGIQTALDLGDMGFHTYLVERNPTIGGRMAQLDKTFPTLDCSLCILAPKMVDCGKHENIELITYAEVKDVDGYIGNFTVTVEKKPRYVDEKLCTGCGACSEACPIEMPNYFDEGIGMTKAAYIPFPQAVPLCATIDKDYCIGCKLCDAACAPGAIDHDQKAEEIKLEVGTIIATTGYDPYDPSGKYEYGYGRYSNVITAMEIERMINASGPTTGHVVKPSDGKTPKRVAFIHCVGSRDEQIGKPYCSRVCCMYSMKNAQLCIDHEPDTDVTCYYMDIRAFGKGFEEFYKTSQEKYGIEFLRGRPAEIIENDDLTLTIRAEDTLLGKVTEYTYDLVVLSVGLEAPHGANELRQTLGISKSADGFYMEAHPKLRPVDTLTDGVYIAGVAQGPKDIPDSVAQGSAAAGRAAIPMAQGKVAIEPITATSDESICGACEVCVELCPFSAISIVGDEGHKHAEINVALCKGCGTCVGACPSGAMDQNHFKTDQIMAQIDAALEDM